DNA sequence from the Diorhabda sublineata isolate icDioSubl1.1 chromosome 6, icDioSubl1.1, whole genome shotgun sequence genome:
caataatgtctGTAAGCTTGGAACTAGATTTGTACAAACAGCTTcaatatcataattattttttttaatttcttctaaaGTAGGATATTTCACTATACTTTTATTTGACTGGCAATATGACGAAAGAGAGTTATAATACAAAGTgcataatgtattttttttatcaatgaagGAAGAACAGTTTTTGAATATATCTCCTTGATTTGTTAAAAGATCTGAACTGTTGGTACAAATAGATGAAATATTAATGGGTTTATCTACAGGTGCTGCAAGGCATGTACTTATGCCAAAAATTAAGTAGATTGTCAATGATAATTCCATTttctgtaaaataaatttttttattattataactgtaAAAAATTAGCGGTAATAAACGTTACTTGCCCGAGTTTATATTTAGATATGTTGTGATTTAAACTGACCACGAAAACACGATTAACAAATTATATCTGTTAATACAATTGTTAATTTTGCTTTcgatattttattgtaaatatactttaaaaaatacGCCGATAAAAAGTACTTAGACAGCAAAAACAGtcagatataaaattttttagtcaCATCTATTAGGAAAATTacctaacattttttatacgtacttgctaataaaatatttatttaagaaataatacaCATCTTCCGATAACACAAGAGATTAATTATACGATTTAATAACTTTTCTATTCCACATCAACAAAGTACAGTttaattctacaattttttgacaattgaaaatatatattattcttcttcttcgatTATTTTCAGGCCTTCACTGTTCTAGAATTTAGCCACTAGTATTTACCATAATCGAGATATTTTGGATAAATTATAAAATCCGAATATATGGGCCACCGAACGATTACTCTAGGGTTGTACAATTGCCCAACGATTTAGTAAACTGAATGCCATTGgttcattttttattagttaactAGCGAAGTATCGTTTCATGGCATATACATGGTGTAATAGAGACCACACCATGGGCATATACAGCTGATGACAAATTTTAGTTCTATGGTATTGCAAATTTAAAATCTGTCTAGTCACTTCACTCACGGTCTTttacttcataatttatttGCTAAAACGTATTAGAGAAAGAATTCATAATTCTCATaaacaaattcattaaaatggCAGATTATTTCGGAGAAATGGGGTGGACACCTTTGGAAGATGGACAAGCACCAgaccattttttacatttagcTCGTCTGTTTAGAGATTTTAACATGTTCGAGGAATTAAATAACTTGAACGGTCAAAAATTGCCTCCTCCAGCTTCTAAAAACGTGGTGGAATCGATCCCAAATGAAAACATAACAAACAGTGGTACGTGAAAATTCACTAGAGAATGACTATTTCTAAATagaattatatacaaataaatcatttttcaacatCGAAATTTTAGATTCGCAGTGTCCTATATGTTTAAAAGAACATATCAAAGGTGAAACTGCAAAAAAATTGCCCTGTGGGCATTTGTATCACAACAATTGCATTATGCCATGGCTTTCAAAGGTAAGTATTCTATTAATTTGTTgcaaatttattgtttaattaattactGTTTGAATTTCACCAAGTGTTGGAGCTATGTAAAAGGTTTGGTTAGAAATAGGAGAATTATCTCGTAGTTTTCtacagttttattattgttggtAGTAGTATCCGAGGTTAGATGTTTTTGCTTTATTATTTCAGACAAATTCTTGTCCTCTATGTAGATATGAATTGCCTACTGATGATGAGGATTATGAAGCTTggagaaaagaaaagaaacgaGCTAAAGAAAGGGAAACAGatattgaaaatcttcataattcaatgttttcataacaatgttaattatttatctaGTTCTGTTATAATATCTCTAGGTTCTATCTATTATATGAGTATTTCACTATATTTAAACAGTCTGGTGGTTAAACGagaattaatttgtaaattctatttgaaataactatttaaaaagttttgtaCTGGAATTAAAGGGAAAACCAATTTGcagtattattttatgtttctcTAATGTTTTAGAAATTGGATTCAATAAAAACGAAAGTCTtgttcaacatttattataaaaatacagatAAATCACATAAAACATTCATCATGCattttaaatacattaaattttgtatatatagtttttaattgaaattattatatcacAGATCCTCTAAGAACTTTCAAATATcaaagttttgaataaattttttcaatttacgaATGCTTTTAACGGttttttaagttatatttcttttgaaaCGTTCGAGGAAAACGATTTGAGTAAATTTTTACCAGAAATTTTATCACGTAAactgaaatttggaaaaattacacCATAATACTGATTCATagattttcttaatttgatCACCTGGCAACTTTAATCAAAGTAGTTCTTTGATTATTTATGGATGTATAACATGTTTTAGtataaatatagatttttattactataaaaatcgatttaaataaattgttcttgagtattttatccaatatttaaattcattacTGAATGCtatgatttttatattcaattcaatgtaaatattttatttgtgtttactcaattaaagaaaaataatttgaatgtatgatcacacattttttttaaacatttaataatatctaataaaatttctattcgATCAATCGGAGAAGTAATAAAAGGTAAATAGGGGTAAAACCAGTTACTGGACAAGCAAAAGAAACTACAACCAAGGAAGACCTGTACAGTGTATGAACCAAGGTAAGAAAGTCAGGTTTATGAATCTGCCTTTACaatataacattaaaatttgtataactctaacctaaaaattgcaaaacaatagctttgttcgcggtagTTATCCTGAACGTGTTCTGTCATTAAATGCATGCGCACTTTTATGAAATCGTGCGTTCGCGGTGCTAATAAAACTTGTTCAGGTTTGTGCGAAGAACTAATTTCGAACTTATTCTGAAGTTTGTGATATTTACTAATgtgaat
Encoded proteins:
- the LOC130446132 gene encoding E3 ubiquitin-protein ligase RNF181; translation: MADYFGEMGWTPLEDGQAPDHFLHLARLFRDFNMFEELNNLNGQKLPPPASKNVVESIPNENITNSDSQCPICLKEHIKGETAKKLPCGHLYHNNCIMPWLSKTNSCPLCRYELPTDDEDYEAWRKEKKRAKERETDIENLHNSMFS